A single region of the Physeter macrocephalus isolate SW-GA unplaced genomic scaffold, ASM283717v5 random_29, whole genome shotgun sequence genome encodes:
- the PYCR1 gene encoding pyrroline-5-carboxylate reductase 1, mitochondrial isoform X2 produces MRGPSCSCGDGASCEGSGRRPPDTMSVGFIGAGQLAFALAKGFTAAGVLAAHKIMASSPDMDLATVSALRKMGVNLTPHNKETVQHSDVLFLAVKPHIIPFILDEIAADIEDRHIVVSCAAGVTISSIEKKLTAFLPAPKVIRCMTNTPVVVREGATVYATGTHAQVEDGRLLEQLMSSVGFCTEVEEDLIDAVTGLSGSGPAYAFTALDALADGGVKMGLPRRLAVRLGAQALLGAAKMLLDSEEHPGQLKDNVCSPGGATIHALHVLESGGFRSLLINAVEASCIRTRELQSMADREEVSPAAIKKTILDKVKLDSPPGTSLAPSGHSKLLPRSMAPAGKKD; encoded by the exons CTGCTCCTGCGGAGACGGTGCCAGCTGTGAGGGCAGTGGGCGCAGGCCTCCAGACACCATGAGCGTGGGCTTCATCGGGGCTGGCCAGCTGGCCTTTGCCCTGGCCAAGGGCTTCACAGCAGCAG GCGTCCTGGCTGCCCACAAGATAATGGCCAGCTCCCCAGACATGGACCTGGCCACTGTTTCTGCCCTCAGG AAGATGGGTGTGAACCTGACGCCCCACAACAAGGAGACCGTGCAGCACAGTGACGTGCTCTTCCTGGCGGTGAAACCACACATTATCCCCTTCATCCTGGATGAGATTGCCGCCGACATTGAGGATCGGCACATCGTGGTGTCCTGTGCAGCTGGCGTTACCATCAGCTCCATTGAGAAG AAGCTGACAGCGTTCCTACCGGCCCCCAAAGTCATCCGCTGCATGACCAACACGCCGGTCGTGGTGCGGGAAGGAGCCACTGTGTATGCCACGGGCACCCAcgcccaggtggaggatggcagGCTCCTGGAGCAGCTCATGAGCAGTGTGGGCTTCTGCACGGAGGTGGAGGAGGACCTGATTGATGCCGTCACGGGACTCAGCGGCAGCGGCCCAGCTTAT GCATTCACAGCCCTGGATGCACTGGCTGATGGGGGCGTGAAGATGGGGCTTCCAAGGCGCCTGGCAGTCCGCCTCGGGGCCCAGGCTTTGCTG GGGGCCGCCAAGATGCTACTGGACTCCGAAGAGCACCCAGGCCAGCTCAAGGACAACGTCTGCTCTCCCGGCGGGGCCACCATCCACGCCTTGCATGTGCTGGAGAGCGGGGGCTTTCGCTCCCTGCTCATCAATGCCGTGGAGGCCTCTTGCATCCGTACACG AGAGCTGCAGTCCATGGCCGACCGGGAGGAGGTCTCACCAGCTGCCATCAAGAAGACCATCCTGGACAAGGTGAAGCTGGACTCCCCTCCCGGCACCTCACTGGCCCCTTCTGGCCACTCCAAGCTGCTGCCCCGCAGCATGGCCCCGGCAGGCAAGAAGGACTGA
- the PYCR1 gene encoding pyrroline-5-carboxylate reductase 1, mitochondrial isoform X1 — MAGLLAVLSSCSCGDGASCEGSGRRPPDTMSVGFIGAGQLAFALAKGFTAAGVLAAHKIMASSPDMDLATVSALRKMGVNLTPHNKETVQHSDVLFLAVKPHIIPFILDEIAADIEDRHIVVSCAAGVTISSIEKKLTAFLPAPKVIRCMTNTPVVVREGATVYATGTHAQVEDGRLLEQLMSSVGFCTEVEEDLIDAVTGLSGSGPAYAFTALDALADGGVKMGLPRRLAVRLGAQALLGAAKMLLDSEEHPGQLKDNVCSPGGATIHALHVLESGGFRSLLINAVEASCIRTRELQSMADREEVSPAAIKKTILDKVKLDSPPGTSLAPSGHSKLLPRSMAPAGKKD, encoded by the exons CTGCTCCTGCGGAGACGGTGCCAGCTGTGAGGGCAGTGGGCGCAGGCCTCCAGACACCATGAGCGTGGGCTTCATCGGGGCTGGCCAGCTGGCCTTTGCCCTGGCCAAGGGCTTCACAGCAGCAG GCGTCCTGGCTGCCCACAAGATAATGGCCAGCTCCCCAGACATGGACCTGGCCACTGTTTCTGCCCTCAGG AAGATGGGTGTGAACCTGACGCCCCACAACAAGGAGACCGTGCAGCACAGTGACGTGCTCTTCCTGGCGGTGAAACCACACATTATCCCCTTCATCCTGGATGAGATTGCCGCCGACATTGAGGATCGGCACATCGTGGTGTCCTGTGCAGCTGGCGTTACCATCAGCTCCATTGAGAAG AAGCTGACAGCGTTCCTACCGGCCCCCAAAGTCATCCGCTGCATGACCAACACGCCGGTCGTGGTGCGGGAAGGAGCCACTGTGTATGCCACGGGCACCCAcgcccaggtggaggatggcagGCTCCTGGAGCAGCTCATGAGCAGTGTGGGCTTCTGCACGGAGGTGGAGGAGGACCTGATTGATGCCGTCACGGGACTCAGCGGCAGCGGCCCAGCTTAT GCATTCACAGCCCTGGATGCACTGGCTGATGGGGGCGTGAAGATGGGGCTTCCAAGGCGCCTGGCAGTCCGCCTCGGGGCCCAGGCTTTGCTG GGGGCCGCCAAGATGCTACTGGACTCCGAAGAGCACCCAGGCCAGCTCAAGGACAACGTCTGCTCTCCCGGCGGGGCCACCATCCACGCCTTGCATGTGCTGGAGAGCGGGGGCTTTCGCTCCCTGCTCATCAATGCCGTGGAGGCCTCTTGCATCCGTACACG AGAGCTGCAGTCCATGGCCGACCGGGAGGAGGTCTCACCAGCTGCCATCAAGAAGACCATCCTGGACAAGGTGAAGCTGGACTCCCCTCCCGGCACCTCACTGGCCCCTTCTGGCCACTCCAAGCTGCTGCCCCGCAGCATGGCCCCGGCAGGCAAGAAGGACTGA
- the PYCR1 gene encoding pyrroline-5-carboxylate reductase 1, mitochondrial isoform X4, with protein sequence MAGLLAVLSSCSCGDGASCEGSGRRPPDTMSVGFIGAGQLAFALAKGFTAAGVLAAHKIMASSPDMDLATVSALRKMGVNLTPHNKETVQHSDVLFLAVKPHIIPFILDEIAADIEDRHIVVSCAAGVTISSIEKKLTAFLPAPKVIRCMTNTPVVVREGATVYATGTHAQVEDGRLLEQLMSSVGFCTEVEEDLIDAVTGLSGSGPAYAFTALDALADGGVKMGLPRRLAVRLGAQALLRAAVHGRPGGGLTSCHQEDHPGQGEAGLPSRHLTGPFWPLQAAAPQHGPGRQEGLRCPTCSQATLCLFLLGSELCAASV encoded by the exons CTGCTCCTGCGGAGACGGTGCCAGCTGTGAGGGCAGTGGGCGCAGGCCTCCAGACACCATGAGCGTGGGCTTCATCGGGGCTGGCCAGCTGGCCTTTGCCCTGGCCAAGGGCTTCACAGCAGCAG GCGTCCTGGCTGCCCACAAGATAATGGCCAGCTCCCCAGACATGGACCTGGCCACTGTTTCTGCCCTCAGG AAGATGGGTGTGAACCTGACGCCCCACAACAAGGAGACCGTGCAGCACAGTGACGTGCTCTTCCTGGCGGTGAAACCACACATTATCCCCTTCATCCTGGATGAGATTGCCGCCGACATTGAGGATCGGCACATCGTGGTGTCCTGTGCAGCTGGCGTTACCATCAGCTCCATTGAGAAG AAGCTGACAGCGTTCCTACCGGCCCCCAAAGTCATCCGCTGCATGACCAACACGCCGGTCGTGGTGCGGGAAGGAGCCACTGTGTATGCCACGGGCACCCAcgcccaggtggaggatggcagGCTCCTGGAGCAGCTCATGAGCAGTGTGGGCTTCTGCACGGAGGTGGAGGAGGACCTGATTGATGCCGTCACGGGACTCAGCGGCAGCGGCCCAGCTTAT GCATTCACAGCCCTGGATGCACTGGCTGATGGGGGCGTGAAGATGGGGCTTCCAAGGCGCCTGGCAGTCCGCCTCGGGGCCCAGGCTTTGCTG AGAGCTGCAGTCCATGGCCGACCGGGAGGAGGTCTCACCAGCTGCCATCAAGAAGACCATCCTGGACAAGGTGAAGCTGGACTCCCCTCCCGGCACCTCACTGGCCCCTTCTGGCCACTCCAAGCTGCTGCCCCGCAGCATGGCCCCGGCAGGCAAGAAGGACTGAGGTGTCCAACCTGCTCGCAGGccactctctgcctcttcctcctgggcTCAGAGCTCTGTGCTGCAAGTGTCTAG
- the PYCR1 gene encoding pyrroline-5-carboxylate reductase 1, mitochondrial isoform X3 codes for MAGLLAVLSSCSCGDGASCEGSGRRPPDTMSVGFIGAGQLAFALAKGFTAAGVLAAHKIMASSPDMDLATVSALRKMGVNLTPHNKETVQHSDVLFLAVKPHIIPFILDEIAADIEDRHIVVSCAAGVTISSIEKKLTAFLPAPKVIRCMTNTPVVVREGATVYATGTHAQVEDGRLLEQLMSSVGFCTEVEEDLIDAVTGLSGSGPAYAFTALDALADGGVKMGLPRRLAVRLGAQALLGAAKMLLDSEEHPGQLKDNVCSPGGATIHALHVLESGGFRSLLINAVEASCIRTRWAPAAACPLSRSLTRCLSSSGLAAESCSPWPTGRRSHQLPSRRPSWTR; via the exons CTGCTCCTGCGGAGACGGTGCCAGCTGTGAGGGCAGTGGGCGCAGGCCTCCAGACACCATGAGCGTGGGCTTCATCGGGGCTGGCCAGCTGGCCTTTGCCCTGGCCAAGGGCTTCACAGCAGCAG GCGTCCTGGCTGCCCACAAGATAATGGCCAGCTCCCCAGACATGGACCTGGCCACTGTTTCTGCCCTCAGG AAGATGGGTGTGAACCTGACGCCCCACAACAAGGAGACCGTGCAGCACAGTGACGTGCTCTTCCTGGCGGTGAAACCACACATTATCCCCTTCATCCTGGATGAGATTGCCGCCGACATTGAGGATCGGCACATCGTGGTGTCCTGTGCAGCTGGCGTTACCATCAGCTCCATTGAGAAG AAGCTGACAGCGTTCCTACCGGCCCCCAAAGTCATCCGCTGCATGACCAACACGCCGGTCGTGGTGCGGGAAGGAGCCACTGTGTATGCCACGGGCACCCAcgcccaggtggaggatggcagGCTCCTGGAGCAGCTCATGAGCAGTGTGGGCTTCTGCACGGAGGTGGAGGAGGACCTGATTGATGCCGTCACGGGACTCAGCGGCAGCGGCCCAGCTTAT GCATTCACAGCCCTGGATGCACTGGCTGATGGGGGCGTGAAGATGGGGCTTCCAAGGCGCCTGGCAGTCCGCCTCGGGGCCCAGGCTTTGCTG GGGGCCGCCAAGATGCTACTGGACTCCGAAGAGCACCCAGGCCAGCTCAAGGACAACGTCTGCTCTCCCGGCGGGGCCACCATCCACGCCTTGCATGTGCTGGAGAGCGGGGGCTTTCGCTCCCTGCTCATCAATGCCGTGGAGGCCTCTTGCATCCGTACACGGTGGGCCCCCGCTGCTGCCTGCCCACTCAGTCGTTCACTCACCAGATGTTTATCAAGCTCTGGCCTAGCAGCGG AGAGCTGCAGTCCATGGCCGACCGGGAGGAGGTCTCACCAGCTGCCATCAAGAAGACCATCCTGGACAAGGTGA